The following proteins come from a genomic window of Diorhabda sublineata isolate icDioSubl1.1 chromosome 7, icDioSubl1.1, whole genome shotgun sequence:
- the LOC130446615 gene encoding mitotic checkpoint serine/threonine-protein kinase BUB1 beta-like isoform X1: protein MDFEFSKENILPLPGGRNVHQLGIALQAQTNRECQMELAQQKQQWEELIRTYSGDDPLENYYKYISWIEQTYPKHGHEGNLIPLLEHCLNKFESDRRYINDRRFCKLWIKYFDSQPNPLEFYHMLKAKGLCTGCADFYKAMAYYHEAAGDFQAANNVFEEGKRNLAQPYEELENAHQNLIVAAGQHVIFGPNQSNLIEKRQALTALHTYRPGRVGSVRVPSSNPMVTFPSNSSISSRSNAVVHIHEDRAGEEASAVVEAPPVSIIAAVKRQEMPKENTLKAGPWTNIVPVKKRVIGSGSSGNLATGFTVHEDIDMPREIIFPKVTLEDYSDWVVNVYYPEPPNPNAIPMYPKHRVYGEPNTEYSLEELRSSRYIRKTPEVYEPIVTDDPEVEFVEEIPPSRQQNEELPQIQKQEILVNNSPQSFHQLANSPQNFTRNSFQKDPQMRNSISNGTMQCSQFMGNAQSPMRNVQTPTGGTHSPMGMFQSPRGVQQSPGPNSPYSLWPSTGFNVWQSPQQKPAAPFGIFEQSLEENQPRGSAMKTAFKVLNADDLAETGSRGGMDVAAQATDSAKPMPQFSDNSSSSTEDNFDDCRGQIEDDYVNTDVFNFNLTAMKVSTPQKGNRENNALSTILEESKVSYGSSSSSGSNAKSVHLNKTNKMSTISEEHNSYLAQNLMANAALRSSLLADYMDVAPAHQSVIIDDEEEEKEAIEPNDIDAHAHNRTLPAPASVHPLDYVPSDPFKSGLINKLLERVAFPGPHVYGYRQIQCIPRLGVKKEPVVIGHEKYIVEKQLGKGTFGTVYKALDLGNCKTVAMKYQKPANKWEFYICRELQSRLAQHPLRDRFMDIPLAYFGDQASLIISEYIPGGSLLDLANSYKQKLGKSMKECLVIYFCKEMLQIIQAMHHVRIIHADIKPDNFLVFVGPDNTVGLQLIDFGCSIDMTLFPSNATFNRRVTTEDFVCCEMLDGRPWNYHTDLFCIAASAHVLLFDSYIKLQKRDNLWSIQQRFPRYLKVDLWNMFFSSLLNQQVSRFFTIFEIMEHFFTALKFFLGVTFSDTFFQCRCILMFFLFDCGMIF, encoded by the exons ATGGATTTTGAATTtagcaaagaaaatattttacccCTACCTGGAGGCAGGAATGTTCATCAACTTGGAATCGCCCTTCAGGCTCAAACGAATAGGGAATGTCAAATGGAACTCGCACAACAAAAACA ACAATGGGAAGAATTGATTAGGACATACAGCGGAGACGATCctttagaaaattattacaaatatatatcATGGATCGAACAAACTTATCCTAAACACGGCCACGAAGGGAATTTGATTCCTTTACTTGaacattgtttaaataaattcgaaaGCGACAGaagatacataaatgatagaaGGTTTTGCAAATTATGGATTAAGTAT tttgaCTCTCAACCGAATCCATTGGAATTTTATCACATGTTAAAAGCAAAAGGTCTATGTACGGGTTGCGCGGATTTTTACAAAGCGATGGCGTATTACCACGAAGCTGCCGGTGATTTTCAAGCGGCGAACAACGTATTCGAAGAAGGGAAAAGAAATTTAGCGCAACCATACGAAGAATTAGAGAACGCGCATCAAAATTTAATCGTGGCAGCCGGTCAACAC GTAATATTTGGTCCGAATCAAAGTAATCTCATAGAAAAACGTCAGGCCCTTACAGCGTTACATACTTACCGACCGGGGCGAGTAGGTAGCGTACGAGTACCTAGTTCTAACCCAATGGTAACTTTCCCGTCGAATAGTTCGATTTCTTCGAGAAGCAACGCCGTAGTACACATACACGAAGACAGGGCCGGAGAAGAAGCCTCCGCGGTCGTAGAAGCACCACCTGTTAGTATTATAGCCGCGGTTAAACGGCAGGAAATGCCTAAGGAGAATACCCTAAAAGCGGGACCTTGGACGAATATAGTTCCAGTTAAAAAGAGAGTCATAGGGAGCGGTAGTAGCGGTAATTTAGCCACCGGTTTTACAG taCACGAAGACATCGATATGCCGAGGGAGATAATTTTCCCGAAAGTTACCTTGGAAGATTATTCCGATTGGGTGGTGAACGTCTATTACCCCGAACCCCCGAATCCGAACGCCATCCCCATGTATCCCAAACATAGAGTTTACGGCGAACCGAATACCGAATACAGTTTGGAGGAATTGAGGAGTTCGAGGTATATTCGGAAAACTCCGGAAGTTTATGAACCCATAGTAACCGACGATCCAGAAGTGGAGTTCGTCGAAGAAATTCCACCGTCG CGCCAACAAAACGAAGAACTTCCCCAAATACAAAAACAAGAGATTCTAGTTAATAATTCACCCCAAAGTTTTCATCAATTAGCCAACTCTCCGCAAAATTTCACGAGAAATTCTTTCCAAAAAGACCCCCAAATGAGAAATAGTATCTCCAACGGTACTATGCAGTGTTCTCAATTCATGGGAAACGCGCAATCCCCCATGAGGAATGTACAAACGCCTACTGGTGGTACGCATTCACCTATGGGGATGTTTCAATCGCCTAGGGGTGTACAACAGTCCCCTGGTCCGAATAGTCCGTACTCGCTTTGGCCTTCCACCGGTTTCAACGTCTGGCAATCGCCGCAACAAAAACCTGCTGCCCCGTTTGGAATTTTCGAACAATCCTTGGAGGAAAATCAACCCAGAG GTAGTGCCATGAAAACTGCTTTTAAAGTACTAAACGCCGATGATTTGGCCGAAACGGGCTCGAGGGGTGGTATGGACGTTGCGGCGCAAGCTACGGATAGTGCTAAACCCATGCCTCAATTCAGCGATAACAGTTCTTCTTCTACCGAAGACAATTTCGACGATTGCAGGGGGCAAATAGAAGACGATTACGTCAATACGgacgtttttaattttaatctcaCAGCTATGAAAGTCAGTACCCCTCAGAAGGGTAACAGGGAAAATAACGCCCTTAGTACGATTTTAGAAGAGTCCAAAGTCAGTTACGG TTCTTCGTCTAGTTCCGGTTCGAATGCGAAATCGGTGCATCTAAACAAAACGAACAAGATGAGCACCATTTCCGAGGAACACAACAGTTATTTAGCCCAAAATTTAATGGCCAATGCCGCTCTGAGATCTAGTCTATTGGCGGACTATATGGACGTGGCGCCGGCGCATCAATCCGTAATAATCGacgacgaagaagaagaaaaggaagCGATAGAACCGAACGATATAGACGCCCATGCGCATAACAGAACCCTCCCGGCGCCGGCTAGTGTACATCCTTTGGATTACGTTCCTTCTGATCCGTTCAAGAGCGGTCTgatcaataaattattggaGAGGGTGGCTTTTCCTGGGCCGCACGTTTACGGTTACAGACAGATACAGTGTATCCCGAGGCTCGGGGTTAAAAAGGAACCGGTGGTTATAG gtcatgaaaaatatatagtggAAAAACAGTTGGGAAAAGGTACTTTCGGTACGGTTTATAAAGCCCTGGATTTGGGTAATTGTAAAACGGTTGCGATGAAATATCAGAAACCGGCCAATAAATGGGAATTTTACATATGCAGGGAGTTGCAATCTCGTCTGGCGCAGCATCCCCTCAGAGACAGGTTTATGGATATACCTTTAGCTTATTTCG gcgATCAAGCTTCGTTAATTATTTCAGAATATATACCGGGCGGTTCGCTTTTAGATTTAGCCAATTCGTACAAACAAAAATTGGGTAAATCGATGAAGGAATGTTTAGTGATTTACTTCTGCAAGGAGATGCTCCAGATAATCCAAGCCATGCACCACGTTAGGATAATACACGCCGATATTAAACCGGATAATTTTCTGGTATTCGTCGGTCCGGATAATACCGTAGGTTTGCAGTTGATAGATTTCGGATGCAGCATCGATATGACGCTTTTCCCTTCGAACGCAACTTTTAACAGACGCGTCACCACCGAGGATTTCGTCTGTTGCGAAATGTTGGACGGCAGACCGTGGAATTATCACACGGATCTGTTTTGTATAGCCGCTTCGGCGCACGTCCTACTCTTCGATTCTTATATCAAGTTACAGAAAAGGGACAATCTTTGGTCGATTCAGCAGAGGTTTCCGAGGTATTTGAAAGTCGATTTGTGGAATATGTTTTTCAGCAGTCTGCTTAACCAACAGGTGAGTCGTTTTTTTACCATATTTGAGATTATGGAACATTTTTTTACTGCGCTAAAGTTTTTTCTTGGTGTAACATTCAGTGAtactttttttcagtgtaggtgtattttaatgttttttttattcgattgtggtatgattttttaa
- the LOC130446615 gene encoding mitotic checkpoint serine/threonine-protein kinase BUB1 beta-like isoform X2 — protein sequence MDFEFSKENILPLPGGRNVHQLGIALQAQTNRECQMELAQQKQQWEELIRTYSGDDPLENYYKYISWIEQTYPKHGHEGNLIPLLEHCLNKFESDRRYINDRRFCKLWIKYFDSQPNPLEFYHMLKAKGLCTGCADFYKAMAYYHEAAGDFQAANNVFEEGKRNLAQPYEELENAHQNLIVAAGQHVIFGPNQSNLIEKRQALTALHTYRPGRVGSVRVPSSNPMVTFPSNSSISSRSNAVVHIHEDRAGEEASAVVEAPPVSIIAAVKRQEMPKENTLKAGPWTNIVPVKKRVIGSGSSGNLATGFTVHEDIDMPREIIFPKVTLEDYSDWVVNVYYPEPPNPNAIPMYPKHRVYGEPNTEYSLEELRSSRYIRKTPEVYEPIVTDDPEVEFVEEIPPSRQQNEELPQIQKQEILVNNSPQSFHQLANSPQNFTRNSFQKDPQMRNSISNGTMQCSQFMGNAQSPMRNVQTPTGGTHSPMGMFQSPRGVQQSPGPNSPYSLWPSTGFNVWQSPQQKPAAPFGIFEQSLEENQPRGSAMKTAFKVLNADDLAETGSRGGMDVAAQATDSAKPMPQFSDNSSSSTEDNFDDCRGQIEDDYVNTDVFNFNLTAMKVSTPQKGNRENNALSTILEESKVSYGSSSSSGSNAKSVHLNKTNKMSTISEEHNSYLAQNLMANAALRSSLLADYMDVAPAHQSVIIDDEEEEKEAIEPNDIDAHAHNRTLPAPASVHPLDYVPSDPFKSGLINKLLERVAFPGPHVYGYRQIQCIPRLGVKKEPVVIGHEKYIVEKQLGKGTFGTVYKALDLGNCKTVAMKYQKPANKWEFYICRELQSRLAQHPLRDRFMDIPLAYFGDQASLIISEYIPGGSLLDLANSYKQKLGKSMKECLVIYFCKEMLQIIQAMHHVRIIHADIKPDNFLVFVGPDNTVGLQLIDFGCSIDMTLFPSNATFNRRVTTEDFVCCEMLDGRPWNYHTDLFCIAASAHVLLFDSYIKLQKRDNLWSIQQRFPRYLKVDLWNMFFSSLLNQQTGPADAASLLLIFEESLDSIHKESSSVLTHQMRYIVNMLKNR from the exons ATGGATTTTGAATTtagcaaagaaaatattttacccCTACCTGGAGGCAGGAATGTTCATCAACTTGGAATCGCCCTTCAGGCTCAAACGAATAGGGAATGTCAAATGGAACTCGCACAACAAAAACA ACAATGGGAAGAATTGATTAGGACATACAGCGGAGACGATCctttagaaaattattacaaatatatatcATGGATCGAACAAACTTATCCTAAACACGGCCACGAAGGGAATTTGATTCCTTTACTTGaacattgtttaaataaattcgaaaGCGACAGaagatacataaatgatagaaGGTTTTGCAAATTATGGATTAAGTAT tttgaCTCTCAACCGAATCCATTGGAATTTTATCACATGTTAAAAGCAAAAGGTCTATGTACGGGTTGCGCGGATTTTTACAAAGCGATGGCGTATTACCACGAAGCTGCCGGTGATTTTCAAGCGGCGAACAACGTATTCGAAGAAGGGAAAAGAAATTTAGCGCAACCATACGAAGAATTAGAGAACGCGCATCAAAATTTAATCGTGGCAGCCGGTCAACAC GTAATATTTGGTCCGAATCAAAGTAATCTCATAGAAAAACGTCAGGCCCTTACAGCGTTACATACTTACCGACCGGGGCGAGTAGGTAGCGTACGAGTACCTAGTTCTAACCCAATGGTAACTTTCCCGTCGAATAGTTCGATTTCTTCGAGAAGCAACGCCGTAGTACACATACACGAAGACAGGGCCGGAGAAGAAGCCTCCGCGGTCGTAGAAGCACCACCTGTTAGTATTATAGCCGCGGTTAAACGGCAGGAAATGCCTAAGGAGAATACCCTAAAAGCGGGACCTTGGACGAATATAGTTCCAGTTAAAAAGAGAGTCATAGGGAGCGGTAGTAGCGGTAATTTAGCCACCGGTTTTACAG taCACGAAGACATCGATATGCCGAGGGAGATAATTTTCCCGAAAGTTACCTTGGAAGATTATTCCGATTGGGTGGTGAACGTCTATTACCCCGAACCCCCGAATCCGAACGCCATCCCCATGTATCCCAAACATAGAGTTTACGGCGAACCGAATACCGAATACAGTTTGGAGGAATTGAGGAGTTCGAGGTATATTCGGAAAACTCCGGAAGTTTATGAACCCATAGTAACCGACGATCCAGAAGTGGAGTTCGTCGAAGAAATTCCACCGTCG CGCCAACAAAACGAAGAACTTCCCCAAATACAAAAACAAGAGATTCTAGTTAATAATTCACCCCAAAGTTTTCATCAATTAGCCAACTCTCCGCAAAATTTCACGAGAAATTCTTTCCAAAAAGACCCCCAAATGAGAAATAGTATCTCCAACGGTACTATGCAGTGTTCTCAATTCATGGGAAACGCGCAATCCCCCATGAGGAATGTACAAACGCCTACTGGTGGTACGCATTCACCTATGGGGATGTTTCAATCGCCTAGGGGTGTACAACAGTCCCCTGGTCCGAATAGTCCGTACTCGCTTTGGCCTTCCACCGGTTTCAACGTCTGGCAATCGCCGCAACAAAAACCTGCTGCCCCGTTTGGAATTTTCGAACAATCCTTGGAGGAAAATCAACCCAGAG GTAGTGCCATGAAAACTGCTTTTAAAGTACTAAACGCCGATGATTTGGCCGAAACGGGCTCGAGGGGTGGTATGGACGTTGCGGCGCAAGCTACGGATAGTGCTAAACCCATGCCTCAATTCAGCGATAACAGTTCTTCTTCTACCGAAGACAATTTCGACGATTGCAGGGGGCAAATAGAAGACGATTACGTCAATACGgacgtttttaattttaatctcaCAGCTATGAAAGTCAGTACCCCTCAGAAGGGTAACAGGGAAAATAACGCCCTTAGTACGATTTTAGAAGAGTCCAAAGTCAGTTACGG TTCTTCGTCTAGTTCCGGTTCGAATGCGAAATCGGTGCATCTAAACAAAACGAACAAGATGAGCACCATTTCCGAGGAACACAACAGTTATTTAGCCCAAAATTTAATGGCCAATGCCGCTCTGAGATCTAGTCTATTGGCGGACTATATGGACGTGGCGCCGGCGCATCAATCCGTAATAATCGacgacgaagaagaagaaaaggaagCGATAGAACCGAACGATATAGACGCCCATGCGCATAACAGAACCCTCCCGGCGCCGGCTAGTGTACATCCTTTGGATTACGTTCCTTCTGATCCGTTCAAGAGCGGTCTgatcaataaattattggaGAGGGTGGCTTTTCCTGGGCCGCACGTTTACGGTTACAGACAGATACAGTGTATCCCGAGGCTCGGGGTTAAAAAGGAACCGGTGGTTATAG gtcatgaaaaatatatagtggAAAAACAGTTGGGAAAAGGTACTTTCGGTACGGTTTATAAAGCCCTGGATTTGGGTAATTGTAAAACGGTTGCGATGAAATATCAGAAACCGGCCAATAAATGGGAATTTTACATATGCAGGGAGTTGCAATCTCGTCTGGCGCAGCATCCCCTCAGAGACAGGTTTATGGATATACCTTTAGCTTATTTCG gcgATCAAGCTTCGTTAATTATTTCAGAATATATACCGGGCGGTTCGCTTTTAGATTTAGCCAATTCGTACAAACAAAAATTGGGTAAATCGATGAAGGAATGTTTAGTGATTTACTTCTGCAAGGAGATGCTCCAGATAATCCAAGCCATGCACCACGTTAGGATAATACACGCCGATATTAAACCGGATAATTTTCTGGTATTCGTCGGTCCGGATAATACCGTAGGTTTGCAGTTGATAGATTTCGGATGCAGCATCGATATGACGCTTTTCCCTTCGAACGCAACTTTTAACAGACGCGTCACCACCGAGGATTTCGTCTGTTGCGAAATGTTGGACGGCAGACCGTGGAATTATCACACGGATCTGTTTTGTATAGCCGCTTCGGCGCACGTCCTACTCTTCGATTCTTATATCAAGTTACAGAAAAGGGACAATCTTTGGTCGATTCAGCAGAGGTTTCCGAGGTATTTGAAAGTCGATTTGTGGAATATGTTTTTCAGCAGTCTGCTTAACCAACAG ACCGGGCCCGCAGACGCAGCTTCTCTTCTATTGATATTCGAAGAGTCCCTAGATAGTATCCACAAAGAATCTTCTTCAGTGTTAACCCATCAGATGAGGTATATCGTTAATATGCTTAAAAATAGATAA